Proteins from a single region of Bogoriella caseilytica:
- a CDS encoding ATP-dependent DNA helicase has translation MASLRPVLPPAPAAAPALDPAQQRAATWGADDGHVLIVGAPGTGKTTTALHLLIERARALQPDPERGEYGAVMLAQNRRAADAAQEAAARRLGLTSSALLVRTPGSFAHSLLTLRAHERGEPDPLLITGPDQDRILADLLEGHRAGAGAHVPWPEWIGPEILALPAFRAELRDLLMRAAELGLSPEQLDELGARHDRPEWRAGAHVLREYLDNTTLQAVPADRGEMFDSSRLISEAAEALGAWESEVPRAPRPRWSTVIVDDYQDATVATARLLRILAADGAQLVLLGDPDAGVQGFRGGMPDLIGRAETAAELGGFSAARIDLEQVHRQGAQLREFSQRITRAISTRAVARHRSAGAAEVQPETDAAGPQGAGYSGALTTAVVGSAAQEGAWIARRLRSEYLAGGRTWAQMAVITRSAGHARRVQRLLRSWGIPASGQTLPRVLHEEPAVRPLLLALDVALAQLGGREVSGEDAAELLVSPLGGADAIGLRRLRRQVRLTPLAEGRAIDEVLAALLSSADPLDELLQARALEGAAVSEDDAAEALREAARPMQQISRLLRAARTELERPGAGAETALWALWDAAQAPRQARSGPPAPEESSAEPPQALSLAEHWRRQALGGGAAGQRADADLDAVMALFQAAEQWTERAPGARAADFLEHLRSQELPADSLAAQGVRAESVEILTAAGAAGREWDLVVVAGLQEDVWPDLRLRDTALASGLLMDLVSGRGSRDYAAARRAVLDDELRMFAVATSRARRQLVLTAVLDDETRPSVFFELAAPEQRPEPPVTSLDLRSLVAELRHALTEPGTSRTRRTEAAALLARLRAEGVPGADPGSWAGLPAPSSVAPLAQPGERVRIRPSAVERVRDCSLRWMLTEAAGHEEGSVHQDLGTLIHEIAEEHPHSPIEQLRVALEEKWPRMAPALGHGWLARAERARAEAMLEHYAGYIAQVPGEVETEKRFRVDVGRAHLSGSVDRVEHLEAGLVRVVDLKTSGTAISQTEAPEHPQLGAYQVAAEAGAFPGLRAGGARLVYLGTGQRKAPERGQPALDGPDSWAHQLIAQTAETMGGAHFAATPGKHCRTCPFVTLCPAKADGARVTS, from the coding sequence ATGGCCAGCTTGCGACCGGTACTTCCGCCTGCTCCGGCCGCTGCCCCTGCCCTCGATCCGGCACAGCAGCGTGCGGCCACCTGGGGCGCGGACGACGGGCACGTGCTGATCGTGGGCGCCCCCGGCACCGGCAAGACCACCACCGCGCTGCACCTGCTCATCGAGCGGGCGCGCGCCCTTCAGCCTGATCCTGAGCGCGGTGAGTACGGCGCGGTCATGCTCGCGCAGAACCGGCGCGCCGCCGATGCCGCGCAGGAAGCCGCAGCCCGCCGCCTGGGCCTGACCTCGAGCGCGCTACTGGTGCGCACGCCCGGCTCCTTCGCCCACTCCCTGCTGACCCTGCGCGCGCATGAACGGGGTGAACCCGATCCGCTGCTGATCACCGGCCCCGATCAGGACCGTATCCTCGCCGATCTGCTTGAGGGGCACCGCGCCGGCGCGGGGGCGCACGTGCCCTGGCCGGAGTGGATCGGCCCGGAGATCCTGGCCTTGCCGGCTTTCCGGGCCGAGTTGCGTGATCTACTCATGCGCGCCGCCGAGCTGGGATTGAGCCCCGAGCAGCTCGACGAGCTGGGAGCACGTCACGACCGTCCGGAGTGGCGGGCGGGGGCGCATGTGCTGCGCGAATACTTGGACAACACCACCTTGCAGGCCGTGCCCGCCGATCGCGGGGAGATGTTCGACAGCTCCCGGCTGATCTCCGAGGCCGCCGAGGCGCTCGGCGCCTGGGAGAGCGAGGTACCCCGGGCCCCGCGCCCGCGCTGGTCCACCGTGATCGTGGATGACTATCAGGACGCCACGGTCGCCACCGCTCGCCTGTTGCGCATCCTGGCAGCCGATGGCGCGCAACTGGTGTTGCTCGGCGACCCGGACGCCGGCGTGCAGGGCTTCCGCGGCGGGATGCCCGACCTGATCGGCCGGGCGGAGACCGCCGCCGAGCTGGGCGGCTTCTCGGCCGCGCGCATCGATCTGGAGCAGGTGCACCGTCAGGGCGCGCAGCTGCGCGAGTTCAGCCAGCGCATCACCCGCGCGATCTCCACCCGCGCGGTGGCGCGCCACCGGTCGGCCGGCGCCGCCGAGGTCCAGCCCGAGACGGATGCCGCCGGCCCGCAGGGCGCTGGGTACTCCGGTGCGCTCACCACCGCGGTGGTGGGGTCCGCAGCTCAGGAGGGGGCGTGGATCGCTCGGCGGCTGCGGTCGGAGTACCTGGCGGGAGGCCGCACCTGGGCACAGATGGCCGTGATCACGCGATCCGCCGGCCATGCCCGGCGCGTGCAGCGGCTCTTGCGTTCCTGGGGAATCCCCGCCAGCGGTCAGACCCTGCCGCGAGTGCTACATGAGGAACCCGCCGTGCGTCCGCTGCTGCTGGCGCTCGACGTCGCCCTCGCCCAGCTCGGCGGACGGGAGGTCTCCGGCGAGGACGCCGCCGAGCTGCTGGTCTCGCCACTGGGGGGCGCCGATGCCATCGGGTTGCGCCGGCTGCGCCGTCAGGTGCGGCTCACCCCACTGGCCGAGGGGCGCGCCATCGACGAGGTACTGGCCGCCTTACTGAGCAGCGCGGATCCGCTGGACGAGCTGCTGCAAGCGCGCGCACTGGAGGGCGCGGCAGTGAGCGAGGACGATGCTGCTGAGGCGCTGCGCGAGGCGGCCCGGCCCATGCAGCAGATCTCGAGGCTCCTGCGCGCCGCGCGCACCGAGCTGGAACGCCCCGGCGCTGGCGCGGAGACGGCGCTGTGGGCGCTGTGGGATGCCGCCCAGGCCCCGCGCCAGGCTCGCAGTGGTCCGCCGGCGCCGGAGGAATCGTCGGCTGAGCCGCCGCAGGCACTGTCGCTGGCCGAGCACTGGCGTCGCCAGGCCCTTGGAGGTGGCGCCGCCGGGCAGCGCGCCGACGCGGACCTGGACGCCGTCATGGCGCTCTTCCAGGCGGCGGAGCAGTGGACCGAGCGCGCTCCCGGGGCGCGGGCCGCGGACTTCCTGGAGCACCTGCGCAGTCAGGAACTACCCGCCGACTCGCTCGCGGCCCAGGGCGTGCGCGCCGAGAGCGTGGAGATCCTCACCGCCGCCGGCGCCGCCGGGCGGGAGTGGGATCTGGTGGTGGTCGCCGGTCTGCAGGAAGACGTCTGGCCCGATCTGCGGTTGCGGGACACCGCGCTGGCGTCGGGCCTGCTCATGGACCTGGTCTCCGGTCGGGGTAGCCGGGACTACGCCGCGGCCCGCCGCGCGGTGCTGGACGACGAGCTGCGCATGTTCGCGGTCGCCACCTCCCGGGCGCGCCGCCAGCTGGTGCTGACGGCCGTCCTCGATGACGAGACCCGCCCCTCGGTCTTCTTCGAGCTCGCTGCGCCGGAGCAGCGGCCCGAACCGCCGGTGACCTCCCTGGATCTGCGGTCCCTGGTGGCTGAACTCCGGCACGCCCTGACCGAACCGGGCACCTCGCGCACCCGCCGCACCGAGGCCGCGGCCCTCCTGGCCCGCTTGCGTGCTGAGGGGGTGCCGGGAGCGGATCCGGGGAGCTGGGCCGGGCTGCCCGCGCCGAGCTCGGTCGCGCCGCTGGCCCAACCGGGCGAGCGCGTGCGCATCCGCCCCTCGGCGGTGGAGCGGGTGCGGGACTGCTCGTTGCGCTGGATGCTCACCGAGGCCGCGGGGCACGAGGAGGGCTCGGTGCACCAGGATCTCGGCACGCTCATCCACGAGATCGCCGAAGAACACCCGCACTCACCCATCGAGCAGCTGCGTGTGGCGCTCGAGGAGAAGTGGCCGCGCATGGCTCCTGCTCTCGGGCACGGCTGGCTCGCCCGCGCCGAACGGGCCCGGGCCGAGGCCATGCTCGAGCACTACGCCGGGTACATCGCCCAGGTGCCCGGCGAAGTCGAGACGGAGAAACGGTTCCGCGTGGACGTCGGCCGCGCGCACCTGAGCGGATCCGTGGACCGGGTCGAGCATCTGGAGGCCGGCTTGGTGCGCGTGGTGGACCTGAAGACCTCCGGCACGGCCATCTCCCAAACCGAGGCCCCCGAGCACCCCCAGCTCGGCGCCTACCAGGTGGCGGCGGAGGCCGGCGCCTTCCCGGGGTTACGTGCCGGCGGGGCACGCCTGGTCTATCTCGGCACCGGCCAGAGGAAGGCACCCGAGCGCGGCCAGCCGGCTTTGGACGGCCCGGATTCCTGGGCCCACCAGCTCATCGCGCAGACCGCGGAGACGATGGGCGGCGCCCACTTCGCGGCCACGCCCGGCAAACACTGCCGCACCTGCCCTTTCGTGACGCTGTGCCCGGCCAAGGCCGACGGGGCGCGGGTGACGTCATGA
- a CDS encoding GNAT family N-acetyltransferase codes for MDIVAYRASHREALLSLSLRTWEPVFAQLESAVPAFVYESFYPAGWRQRQAEDLGALLDGEPDNIHVALVDGEPRGWVCTRLHAEDAMGEVYVLATDPDFHGQGIGRALLQQAESTARAAGMRMIMAETGDDPGHAPARRAYEGTGFQRWPVARYFKDLAGTTARDEPHSLPIPPL; via the coding sequence ATGGACATCGTCGCCTACCGTGCGAGTCATCGCGAAGCCCTGCTGTCACTGTCGCTGCGGACCTGGGAGCCCGTCTTCGCCCAGTTGGAATCGGCAGTCCCCGCCTTCGTGTACGAATCCTTCTACCCGGCCGGATGGCGTCAGCGTCAGGCGGAGGATCTTGGAGCGCTTCTTGATGGAGAGCCCGACAACATCCATGTCGCGCTGGTCGACGGCGAACCTCGCGGGTGGGTGTGCACACGTCTGCATGCCGAGGACGCCATGGGCGAGGTCTACGTGCTCGCCACCGACCCCGACTTCCATGGCCAGGGAATCGGGCGCGCGCTCCTGCAGCAGGCAGAGAGCACGGCGCGCGCCGCCGGGATGCGCATGATCATGGCCGAGACGGGCGACGACCCCGGCCACGCACCCGCCCGCCGGGCATACGAGGGCACCGGGTTCCAGCGCTGGCCAGTGGCCCGCTACTTCAAGGACCTCGCCGGCACGACAGCGAGGGACGAGCCACATTCGTTGCCGATCCCGCCCCTATGA
- a CDS encoding MarC family protein, protein MHDVVDLTLLATTFLTLFVIMDPLGTVPVFLALTPRATAAQRRRAALHATLVAFSVILVFTLFGQYILGFLGISLPALQLSGGLLLLLVALELLMGWGSRPEPTGEIAEGKGPLNVALVPLGTPLLAGPGAIVAAMLAVQESDGTAAPRVAIGIALVAVHLCIYLALRFANTVHRVLGEGGTTLVTRLAGLLLAAIAVQLMADAVFAFIDAEL, encoded by the coding sequence ATCCACGACGTCGTCGACCTCACCCTGCTGGCCACGACCTTCCTCACGCTCTTCGTGATCATGGACCCGCTCGGGACTGTGCCGGTCTTCCTCGCGCTGACCCCGCGCGCTACCGCGGCGCAGCGGCGGCGCGCAGCGCTGCACGCCACGCTGGTGGCGTTTTCGGTCATCCTGGTCTTCACCCTCTTCGGGCAGTACATCCTCGGATTCCTGGGCATCTCGCTGCCAGCGCTGCAGCTCTCGGGCGGTCTGCTGTTGCTGCTGGTGGCCCTGGAACTCCTGATGGGCTGGGGCAGCCGCCCGGAGCCCACCGGGGAGATCGCCGAGGGAAAGGGGCCGCTGAACGTGGCGCTGGTGCCGCTGGGCACCCCGCTGCTGGCTGGCCCAGGTGCCATCGTCGCGGCCATGCTGGCCGTGCAGGAATCCGACGGCACAGCGGCGCCCCGCGTGGCGATCGGTATCGCCCTGGTGGCGGTCCACCTGTGCATCTACCTGGCCTTGCGCTTCGCGAACACCGTGCACCGGGTGCTCGGCGAAGGTGGCACAACCCTGGTCACCCGGCTGGCCGGTCTGCTCCTCGCAGCCATCGCGGTCCAGCTCATGGCCGACGCCGTTTTCGCCTTCATCGACGCCGAGCTCTAG
- a CDS encoding DUF3107 domain-containing protein, protein MQITIGIKHSQRELTLETTETIEAVRAKVDEATAAETPLVLSDDKDRQLIVDPESIAYIELDPAKEQRRVGIGLA, encoded by the coding sequence ATGCAGATCACGATTGGCATCAAGCACTCTCAGCGCGAGCTGACCCTCGAGACCACCGAGACGATCGAGGCAGTGCGCGCCAAGGTCGACGAGGCCACCGCCGCCGAGACACCCCTGGTGCTCAGCGACGACAAGGACCGTCAACTCATCGTGGACCCGGAGTCCATCGCCTACATCGAGCTCGACCCGGCCAAGGAGCAGCGCCGCGTGGGCATCGGCCTGGCCTGA
- a CDS encoding aminopeptidase P family protein, translated as MTDQHTAETAASTDSEDQPLEERGSNRSQRPSSPAFRAFIAEGWAERPGGLPERSAAADFAAERRAAIGRLFPGERLVIPAGEFKTRSNDTDYRFRPHTAFAHLTGLGKDEEPDAVLVLHPVDGAEAGSADSEAPTHDAVLYFRPRAGKNTEEFYANARYGELWVGERPSLAEVSAVTGLRAEHIETLPDAIAKDVGAGHVSVRVVPQSDASVEAQVAEVRQQAGMSETAAEADAELATSLSELRLRKDPFEIEQMRAAVNATGRGFAEIIRNLPRAVTHPRGERVVEGAFEARAREEGNGVGYDTIAASGNHANTLHWIRNDGQVRPGELILVDAGVEVDSLYTADITRTIPVDGRFTEPQRKVYQAVLDAADAAFERAGQPGTRFREVHAAAMEVIAARLEEWGMLPASAAESLTPEGQFHRRWMVHGTSHHLGMDVHDCAQARREMYLEAPLEPGMVFTIEPGLYFRADDLKVPEELRGIGVRIEDDVLVREDGSIENLSAHIPRRVEDIEAWIADLRAE; from the coding sequence ATGACTGACCAGCACACCGCCGAGACCGCTGCCAGCACCGATTCCGAGGACCAGCCGCTGGAGGAACGCGGCTCCAACCGCTCCCAGCGGCCGAGTTCCCCGGCCTTCCGCGCCTTCATCGCCGAGGGGTGGGCTGAGCGGCCAGGCGGACTGCCCGAGCGCTCTGCCGCGGCTGACTTTGCCGCCGAGCGCCGGGCGGCGATCGGCCGGCTCTTCCCCGGCGAACGCCTGGTCATTCCCGCCGGGGAGTTCAAGACCCGCTCGAACGACACCGACTACCGCTTCCGCCCGCACACCGCCTTCGCGCACCTGACCGGCCTGGGCAAGGACGAGGAGCCCGACGCCGTCCTGGTGCTGCACCCGGTCGACGGCGCGGAGGCCGGTAGCGCCGACTCCGAGGCTCCCACGCACGACGCCGTGCTCTACTTCCGCCCCCGCGCCGGCAAGAACACCGAAGAGTTCTATGCCAACGCCCGCTACGGCGAGCTGTGGGTGGGTGAGCGCCCCTCGCTCGCCGAGGTCTCCGCCGTCACCGGGCTGCGTGCCGAGCACATCGAGACCCTGCCCGACGCGATCGCCAAGGACGTCGGCGCCGGGCATGTCTCGGTCCGCGTGGTCCCGCAGTCGGATGCGTCCGTCGAGGCGCAGGTGGCCGAGGTGCGCCAGCAGGCCGGCATGAGTGAGACCGCGGCCGAGGCCGACGCGGAGCTGGCCACTTCCCTGTCGGAGCTGCGGCTACGTAAGGACCCCTTCGAGATCGAGCAGATGCGCGCGGCCGTGAACGCCACCGGTCGCGGCTTCGCCGAGATCATCCGCAACCTGCCCCGTGCCGTCACTCACCCGCGCGGCGAGCGCGTGGTCGAGGGCGCCTTCGAGGCTCGTGCCCGCGAGGAAGGCAACGGCGTCGGTTACGACACCATTGCCGCCTCCGGCAATCACGCCAACACCTTGCACTGGATCCGCAACGACGGCCAGGTCCGGCCGGGCGAGCTGATCCTGGTGGACGCCGGCGTGGAGGTCGATTCGCTCTACACCGCCGACATCACCCGCACCATCCCGGTCGATGGCCGTTTCACCGAGCCGCAGCGCAAGGTCTACCAGGCTGTGCTCGACGCCGCCGACGCCGCCTTCGAGCGCGCCGGCCAGCCCGGCACCCGCTTCCGCGAGGTACACGCCGCCGCCATGGAGGTGATCGCCGCCCGCTTGGAGGAGTGGGGCATGCTGCCGGCCAGCGCCGCGGAATCCCTGACCCCCGAGGGCCAGTTCCACCGCCGCTGGATGGTCCACGGCACCAGCCACCACCTGGGCATGGACGTGCACGACTGCGCCCAGGCCCGCCGCGAGATGTACCTCGAGGCGCCGCTCGAGCCCGGTATGGTCTTCACCATCGAGCCGGGCCTGTACTTCCGGGCCGATGACCTCAAGGTGCCCGAGGAGTTGCGCGGTATCGGGGTGCGCATCGAGGACGACGTCCTCGTCCGCGAGGACGGCTCGATCGAGAACCTCTCAGCGCATATCCCCCGCCGGGTGGAGGACATCGAGGCGTGGATCGCGGATCTGCGCGCGGAGTGA
- a CDS encoding DEAD/DEAH box helicase, which translates to MTDQSTETATGVLDTTNAAIPVSDDVAPDVAEKLTVAELEEKTFADFGVVEDIAGALRDVGITHPFPIQALTLPVALSRQDIIGQAKTGTGKTLGFGLPLLQNVVSPGEDGWDELANPGKPQGLVVVPTRELAKQVAEDLATASRRRSLRIVQVYGGRAYEPQMEALAAGAEVVVGTPGRLIDLMKQHVLDLRSVRTVVLDEADEMLDLGFLPDVETLLAATPATRHTMLFSATMPGAVVAMARRYMSRPTHIRAQDPDDQGATVKDTRQVVYRAHALNKVEMLSRILQAEGRGLTIVFTRTKRTAAKVSDELAERGFASAAIHGDLGQGAREQALRAFRTGKVDVLVATDVAARGIDVDDVTHVVNYQCPEDEKTYLHRIGRTGRAGNTGTAVTFVDWDDLPRWGLIDKALGLGNPAPVETYHTSPHLYSDLNIPEGTTGRLPRSARTRAGLGAEEVEDLGETGGRGGSGGRNAGGRGRDGGRGGSGGRGGSGGRGGSGGRGQGRRGGSSSSAPSSQNGNAGRSTPSTSEPTGDGQRRRRRRRRSGGSGAQNPGGSSEA; encoded by the coding sequence ATGACCGATCAGAGCACCGAGACCGCCACCGGCGTCCTCGACACCACCAATGCCGCCATCCCCGTCTCCGACGACGTCGCTCCCGACGTCGCCGAGAAGCTCACCGTCGCCGAGCTCGAGGAGAAGACCTTCGCCGATTTCGGCGTCGTCGAGGACATCGCCGGCGCGCTGCGCGACGTGGGCATCACCCACCCCTTCCCCATCCAGGCCCTGACCTTGCCAGTGGCGCTGAGCCGCCAGGACATCATCGGCCAGGCCAAGACCGGCACGGGCAAGACCCTGGGCTTCGGCCTGCCGTTGCTGCAGAACGTCGTCTCCCCCGGCGAGGACGGGTGGGACGAACTCGCGAACCCGGGCAAGCCCCAGGGCCTGGTGGTCGTCCCCACCCGTGAACTCGCCAAGCAGGTGGCCGAGGACCTCGCCACCGCCTCGCGCCGCCGCTCCCTGCGCATCGTGCAGGTCTACGGAGGCCGCGCCTACGAGCCGCAGATGGAAGCCCTGGCCGCCGGCGCCGAGGTGGTCGTCGGCACCCCCGGGCGTCTGATCGACCTGATGAAGCAGCACGTCCTCGATCTGCGCTCGGTGCGCACCGTCGTGCTCGACGAGGCCGACGAAATGCTCGACCTCGGCTTCCTCCCTGACGTCGAGACCCTGCTCGCCGCCACCCCGGCCACGCGCCACACCATGCTTTTCTCCGCCACCATGCCGGGCGCCGTGGTCGCGATGGCCCGCCGTTACATGAGCCGGCCCACGCATATCCGCGCCCAGGACCCGGACGACCAGGGCGCCACGGTCAAGGACACCCGCCAGGTGGTCTACCGTGCGCACGCGCTGAACAAGGTGGAGATGCTCTCGCGCATCCTGCAGGCCGAGGGCCGCGGACTGACGATCGTCTTCACTCGCACCAAGCGCACCGCGGCAAAGGTCTCCGACGAGCTCGCCGAGCGGGGCTTCGCCTCGGCCGCGATCCACGGTGACCTGGGCCAGGGCGCCCGTGAGCAGGCCTTGCGCGCCTTCCGCACCGGCAAGGTCGACGTCCTTGTGGCCACCGACGTCGCGGCCCGCGGCATCGACGTCGACGACGTCACCCACGTGGTGAACTACCAGTGCCCCGAGGACGAGAAGACCTACCTCCACCGCATCGGCCGCACCGGCCGCGCCGGCAACACCGGCACGGCCGTGACCTTCGTGGACTGGGATGACCTCCCCCGGTGGGGCCTGATCGACAAGGCCCTCGGCCTCGGTAACCCCGCCCCCGTGGAGACCTACCACACCTCTCCCCACCTCTACTCAGACCTCAACATCCCCGAAGGCACCACCGGACGCTTGCCGCGCTCGGCTCGCACTCGTGCCGGCCTGGGTGCCGAGGAGGTCGAAGACCTCGGCGAGACCGGCGGGCGTGGCGGCTCGGGTGGCCGTAACGCCGGCGGACGCGGACGCGATGGTGGCCGCGGCGGCTCCGGCGGCCGCGGTGGGTCCGGCGGACGCGGCGGCTCCGGCGGACGCGGCCAGGGCCGCCGTGGCGGATCGAGCTCGAGCGCTCCGAGTAGTCAGAACGGCAACGCCGGTCGCTCCACTCCGAGCACCTCCGAGCCCACCGGCGACGGCCAGCGTCGCCGCCGCCGTCGTCGCCGCTCGGGTGGCTCAGGCGCGCAGAACCCCGGCGGTTCGTCCGAGGCCTGA
- a CDS encoding PHP domain-containing protein, giving the protein MPAADSDRRIDLHTHSSVSDGTQRPSALMASAAIAGLDVVALTDHDTTGGWAEAAAAVPRTGVALVRGTEISCKAEGLSVHLLSYLHDPAHPALAQELERSRASRLIRAEEMVNRIAEDYPITWEDVRAQTADGATIGRPHIADALVVAGVVEDRAEAFASVLTPRTAYYVRYYAPEATEVIEAVLEAGGVPVIAHPRAGVRGRVVSDAAIAEMAEAGLMGLEVHHRDHTAAERAQLTALATALGLACTGSSDYHGAGKPNRLGENLTEPAVFEQIEAAGRLKVVRP; this is encoded by the coding sequence GTGCCTGCAGCTGACTCCGACCGGCGGATCGATCTCCACACCCATTCATCCGTCTCGGATGGCACCCAGCGGCCGTCCGCTCTGATGGCGTCCGCAGCAATCGCCGGCCTGGACGTTGTCGCCCTGACCGATCACGACACCACCGGTGGTTGGGCCGAAGCGGCCGCGGCCGTCCCGCGCACCGGCGTGGCCCTGGTGCGGGGCACGGAGATCTCATGCAAGGCCGAGGGTCTCTCGGTCCACTTGCTCTCCTACCTGCACGACCCCGCGCATCCGGCGCTCGCCCAGGAGCTTGAGCGCTCGCGCGCCTCGCGCCTGATCCGGGCCGAGGAGATGGTCAACCGGATCGCCGAGGACTACCCCATCACCTGGGAGGACGTGCGCGCCCAGACCGCCGACGGCGCCACCATCGGGCGCCCACATATCGCCGACGCTCTCGTGGTGGCCGGTGTGGTCGAGGACCGCGCCGAAGCCTTCGCCTCGGTGCTCACTCCACGCACCGCCTACTACGTGCGCTACTACGCCCCCGAAGCCACCGAGGTCATCGAGGCGGTCCTGGAAGCAGGTGGCGTGCCGGTGATTGCCCACCCCCGTGCCGGGGTGCGCGGCCGGGTGGTCTCGGATGCGGCCATCGCCGAGATGGCCGAGGCCGGTCTGATGGGCTTGGAGGTCCATCACCGCGATCACACGGCAGCCGAGCGCGCTCAGCTCACCGCGCTGGCCACTGCGCTCGGATTGGCCTGCACCGGCTCGAGCGACTACCACGGCGCCGGTAAGCCGAACCGGCTCGGCGAGAATCTCACCGAGCCCGCGGTGTTCGAGCAGATCGAAGCAGCAGGTCGTCTGAAGGTGGTGCGGCCATGA